The sequence TGTTTTTACTGCTTCTTTGTGCATACTGCTATCAGATCTACACAGCACTCCATATATTTTGCTGCTATTATCATGTTGTACATTACATTAAGTCCCAGGTGTGCTGCCCTTTTCTGTTGTCCATTTCCtcctttttaatgtaattttatgtGTATGTTGTAATTCTAATACagatattacatagttacatagttacatagttagtacggtcgaaaaaagacatatgtccatcaagttcaaccagggaattaaggggtaggggtgtggcgcgatatcggggaagggatgagattttatatttcttcataagcattaatcttattttgttccaggaatgtatctaatcctgttttaaagctgttaattgttcctgctgtgaccagttcctgaggtagaccgttccataaattcacagtcctcacggtaaagaaggcgtgtcgccccttgagactaaactttttcttctccagacggagggagtgccccctcgtcctttggggggggtttaacctggaacagtttttctccatattttttgtatgggccattaatatacttatatacgtttatcatatccccccttaaacgtctcttctcaagactaaacaattgtaactcctttaatcgctcctcatagctaagctaATATTGTGATTGTTATACTATTTTTGAGTAGCTCAAATTTttcttggtatatatatatatacatatatatatatatatatatatatatatatatatatatacatatatatttatatatatatatatatatatatatatatatatatatatatatatatatatatgtaataggaGTTTATATTGACCATATTTGTTCCTGTTTTGGGAGGTGTCCATCATTaaaaataactatacaggtgtaatatacacatacacaattgtaatacatacattcacatgatTATATGGGGCATACACTAGAGACATGTTTGTgctctttctccccccccccccccccgttataaAGGTAGCTGTGTACGTGCGGCTGTGGTTTTTAAAAACACACAATGCAAACAGACCCACACTTACCAACCTTTTTCCTGGTTTCTGGTCTTCTTCTGTAGCTCCCCCTTTAGTGACGTCATCATAAGAGGCCTCGACCCCAGGAAGGAGGTTGGTAAGTGGATACCTCATACCTTAGCAAGCGCTTTTTAACTTGTTCCTTGCTGGCCTGAGCTGTCCATGTGGCTGTCAGCTGTGAGCACAGCTCAGCCTCGACATTGCCAGGTTTGTGTGAGCCTAACCTGGCAATGTTTAAATATTTAGCCAAATGCAAACCCCTACCAGACTTCGGTCAAATCTGGGTCTGGGGGGCTTGGCTCGCTCAACCCTTCTCTCAGTATATCTATAACATATAACCTAGCACTTTTAACTCTTATTGTTCTGACTGAAAGCTGTTTAAAACATTACACATAAAGTATTGATATGTAGACTTAACAGGAGATTCCAGGATtcaatgtttttatatattgctgggtggctggcaaaaaaaaataaaatacatgatTATCATGTATCATTAAGCTTGGTCCCCTGCAACTTTTGGTCCAGCACAGTGATGCATGATCTCTGTCACTGATTGATTGACTGGGCAGGTCTTGCTGAGATATATCGATTGCTAATCAGCAGGGGACCTGAAGACATAGGACTTAGAGCTGTAGGTGACCAAGGTAGGTAAGTatcatgtattttttatttttgccatgtctcccaaaatcattaaaaacatttttgatcctggaatacccctttaatttatgtaAGTTTCCACTCAGACCTACTTCTCCTTGTGAGCTGCTAAACATATCAAATCCTTATAGTCAACAAGGTCACTCACAGCCGTTCTCTTCTTAACCTTACAGTAATCTATAACAAATCCTTCTCCAACTAGAGCTTTCCTGACAAAACCCTCATCATATGTAAAAGCATGGAACTTTTCTTTCCCGATTATGTACTGTGAATAACCTAAACACCCAATTAATATAAGGTGTCCTCCAGGTTTCAGCATCCTTGAGAACTTCCTGAGATATCTCCTATAGTCGTCTTCATCTTTGCAGATAACATCCAGGAGCCAAACACTGATGATACAATCTGCTGGGGGTAAAACCATTGGATCGGTCAAATTTTCTTTATCAAGGTCACATTTTACAACATGTGGAATTGTTGACctcaatttttcttctttttcctgtAACTGGTCACTGAAAGAAATAGGAAAAATTAGGAAAGGGATTAACAATCATCGTAAATACAATCTTATGTAACCTTTTTTGTTCATTTTGGATTATTGGCATCCAGCAGGGGTGGAAGAAACTTACTAGACACTAGACAGCGAGCTTTGCAGTGCAATTTATGGACAACCTGGACAGACTAAGTGACTGCATCCACATGGCAATTGAGGttcaatgtaaagttatgcatctgggcactaataacctgcagcattgtatgtcttagggtACAAAAATTGGGGAAGAAGGATCTGTACTTGTAGATAATGGACTACACAGTAGCATTGAATGCCACTCAGCTGCTTTTAAGGCCAGCATGATATTTGATATTGACATGACATTAAAAAGATATGGAATTggggggcagggacataatattaCCACTTTATAAAGCAGGAATATTggcctcatctggaatatgctgtttagCTCTGAGCACCATGTCATAGAAAGGAATTCCTGGAGATTgaaaatgtgcaaaaatgctCAACTAAACTAATCAGGGGCTGGGATAATTTTAGTTGAGAGGAAATATAAAAGGAATTAAAAGTATTTTGAGACTTTATTATCAACTATTGATaatgatttaaagagtacctgtcatcaaaccatattttgtaaactaactcagattatattccctaactactcctaacacacctcctgcccttaaaaaatgttgtttcagagctttaaaaagctctatatCATACTTTTCCCCTTGCTCAAATTGTGTGAGCCTCTGACAATATATTGTGTTTTCCTTAGTAACAGTATAGTACTGATAGTGTTCatggtgtggtagtattatttatcCCTGGTATACCTTTATTATTGTCAATGTTGGGCTTTGTATACTGAATTTAGCAGTATAATGGTCATATGTACAGTTATAATATCTGttgcttgtatactgatattatttcgTACACAATGTAAAGTAGATACAGCACCAAAAAAGCCGGAGACTCAGATCTTGATGGAGTGTGACTTTATTCACTCCCCAAAGTGCAACATTTTGGcaacaaactgcctttttcaagcataactGCACTTTGGGGAGCAAATAAAGTCACACACCATCAAGATCTGAGTCTCCGGCATTTTTGGTGCTGTATCTACTTTATGTTGTGTATGCTTTTCCGGGCCAGCATTCCTGGATGATCACCTGCACAAGCTGTGAAGTCTGGTGCTGTCTCTTTAATACACTGCTTGATATTATTTAGTAGCTGTAAGGCTATTACTTAGAAGcatatgagatatactgtattgtgtgtgtgtgtgtgtgtgtgtgtgtgtttgagtgtGTGTATTTTTGAGAGGAGATGGCTTTATTTGTCTAGGGCTCCAAAATACATTTTCCTTGGCCTTGTCCAGAGGCATCaaacttttttcactaaaagagCTGTAAATCAGTGGAATATTCACCCTAGGAGCTGGTCATAGCAGAAACAGTTGAGAACTTAAAGGCCTAAAATATTTCTTAGACTGAAATACCAACTTAATGTTAACTTGTAGAAGTCTTATTTTGTACGTTGATCCAGTCTCTTTCTATTCAGGACAGACAAGTTTATGCCTTATAGGTTTTTTACTTTGTATCAATAGAGGGGAAATAAAACTATAAAGTTACCTATACCCCTACTGTGTGCCCTTGGTAGAAGTGGATTAAAATGTGCCATTTTAACCCTGCTATGTAACtacagaactagagatgagccaacAATGTGTCTGAACCCATAGAGTTAATCAGTTTTGATGTTTCTTTTGGTTGCTGGGCTATGTCTAGCTATCTGGGCTGGTCCGCTGACCTTGATGAGGTCACCTGTCAGGCTGCCTATATAAGCCAGCAGTGGGGTCTCATAACATAGTAGATAGCGTTTGTATTTGTAATCCTAATCATCTGGTATTTTTGACTTCTTGGCTTGGCATTCTAACCTTTCTCCTGTTTTTGCGACTTGGAACCTTTGACATTTCCTGGTACATACTCGGCTAGTTGATTTTAACAAATTGTGTGATTGTTTAGTATCATTTCTGTTAGTTTGAGTGCTTCCTGActgtatcctgacctgtgtctgtttttgtagtttattttgttgactgtGACTTCCATCGCTTACTTAGGAAGGGACCgtcaccgtggttgtcgatccgctgtTTAGGGATAggcggataggcaagtaggcagggtcagAGGGAGTGGGTAAGACCAGGGATGCACTCCTTCTTTGCTCATACGTGACACaacagaggggaggagaggagaaaaaggaggaggaaggaggatTCACCTGTTTCCTTTTATGCCTACATGAAGTTTTGTGGCATGTCCCCAATCGAATGCTCCTGTCCGTGTGTCCAGCCATCTCTTCAGCTCCAAAATGCATCTGTCACTGACCTTCAGGACTATGATGTGTTGGAAAAACTCATTGGCAGCATAGAGGTGATGAATAAAGGAACCAGGGCTGAGGTCGAtcaggacatctcctttaatatgaCCTGGAAAAAAGATTCCACAACATTTTGAAAAAGTGCTTATGTTAAATCCTTAAAAATGTAGCAGATAAATAATGATTTATGTCTATATGACTTCCAGAAAAATACaattgcagaaaaataaaatggcTCTGATATCCATCATTTATatggttaaatgctgtgatcaattgTGAACATGGCAATTAAACATCAAATGCCggtaatccctggtgtctaggggAATCATCTGCAGATCTGCGGTGTAatgggttgctgtggaaaaacaggaactTACCCGTCCTTCATGGTTCTCAGTGGATTTGTAGTTACTTAAGGCTGCCTTGGGTGCCAAGTATCGATCAATGTAATGGAACAGCATTACAttaatctatgtaagccatctactgatggcttttgatgaaaaatgtgtaacaaaatgtaaaaaaaagttaaaaatataacCCCCCTAAATAATAATTCAAATCACCCTCTCATTTTTAAATAaagcactgaaaaaaaaataatgataaacttctaaataattaaataatattcGGTATTCTTGCATGCATATTTTTCCAAATTATTAAATTATGATATTTCTGATATTGCACAGAGAATGGCAGGAGAAACAGCTTTCCTGTATCTCAGGCTCTCCTATAAggatacagtgggggaaaaaagtatttagtcagccagccactttaaaagatgagagaggcctgtcattttcacaataggtacacttcaactatgagaggcaGAACGGGGgataagaatacaggaaatcacattgtaggatttctaatgaattaattggtaaattcctcggtaaaataagtatttggtcaactaCAAACAAGCTAGATTAGTGGCTCACcgatgtccacaacctcaaacagtgacactccaaactccactattgccaagaccaaagagctgttgaaggacactaaaaacaaaattgtagacctgcaccaggctgggaagactaaatctgccataggcaagcagcttggtgagaagaaaTCAActttgggagcaattattagaaaatggaagatataccagaccactgataatctccctcgatctggggctccaacctgtggtgtcaaaattatcataaGAACCGTGAGCAAaaattaagccagtacatgtctggtccTGTCTGAAGTTGGCAAGAGAGcagttggatgatccagaagaggattgggagaatgttatatggtcagatgaaaccaaagtagaacttttttgtaAAATCTCAACTCGTCGTAtttggaagagaaagaatgctgagttgcatccaaagaacaccataactgtgaagcatggggggtggaaacatcatgctttggagctATTTTTCTGCAAaaagaccaggacgactgatccgtataaaggaaagaataaatggggccatgtatcttgaGTAAAtaactccttccatcagcaagggaa is a genomic window of Hyla sarda isolate aHylSar1 chromosome 10, aHylSar1.hap1, whole genome shotgun sequence containing:
- the LOC130294677 gene encoding indolethylamine N-methyltransferase-like; this encodes MDSSSHKHYHVHGFDSRKHLDDFFSDKSDMVFGEDALIFPIENLTNIFTRGHIKGDVLIDLSPGSFIHHLYAANEFFQHIIVLKVSDRCILELKRWLDTRTGAFDWGHATKLHVGIKGNSDQLQEKEEKLRSTIPHVVKCDLDKENLTDPMVLPPADCIISVWLLDVICKDEDDYRRYLRKFSRMLKPGGHLILIGCLGYSQYIIGKEKFHAFTYDEGFVRKALVGEGFVIDYCKVKKRTAVSDLVDYKDLICLAAHKEK